The proteins below are encoded in one region of Abyssisolibacter fermentans:
- the trhA gene encoding PAQR family membrane homeostasis protein TrhA translates to MKFEIREPINSISHLFGIILSTVGLILLLLSSINTHNSIKILSSVVFCLGLIGLYSASTIYHWSMASDRILKILRKIDHMMIYVLIAASYTPICLIVLKGVLGYTMLSIVWSLAILGIISKIFWLNAPRLLYTSFYLILGWSAIFVIYPLYNLLPKTAFFLLLAGGISYSIGAIIYATKSKNIRIWKFGFHEIFHIFILIGSIIHYIMIYNYIIT, encoded by the coding sequence GCATAATATTATCAACTGTAGGTTTGATTTTATTGCTACTAAGCTCTATTAATACACATAACTCTATCAAAATTTTAAGTTCCGTAGTTTTTTGTCTTGGTTTGATAGGACTATACTCAGCTTCAACAATATATCATTGGAGCATGGCATCAGATAGAATTTTAAAAATACTTAGAAAAATAGACCATATGATGATCTATGTTTTAATTGCTGCTTCATATACACCTATCTGCCTTATTGTTTTAAAGGGAGTACTTGGCTATACTATGCTAAGCATCGTATGGTCTTTAGCTATTCTAGGTATTATTTCTAAAATATTTTGGTTGAATGCACCAAGATTGTTATATACAAGCTTCTATCTTATACTTGGATGGTCAGCTATATTTGTAATTTATCCTCTTTATAATCTTCTTCCAAAAACAGCATTTTTTCTCTTACTTGCTGGAGGTATATCATATTCAATAGGAGCAATTATCTATGCAACAAAATCAAAGAATATACGAATATGGAAGTTTGGATTTCATGAAATTTTTCATATTTTTATTCTTATAGGGAGCATTATTCATTATATTATGATATATAACTACATAATTACCTAA